Genomic DNA from Planctomicrobium piriforme:
CGGCGACTGGTTCTGGCGACGCTGCTGTCGACAGCAGCAGTCCTGGCCTTGATTGCTGTCGTGAACATCGCACGCCTCCCTTCGGAATTGCCTGAGAGCCCTCTCGAAATGGCGGACATCTGGACGGCAGTGCCTGAGATCGAAATCCCTCTCGACCCCGAAGAAGAGCCATTCGAGCCATTGGCGGCCCTGGATGTGCCTGACTGGATGTTTGCGGCTCTCGCCGCAGACGATGCAGTTCCGAATGTTGTCCCGGTTCCTTCTGAAATCGATGAGGAGAACCTGTAATGCACACGCGACTCATCGCACTGACAGTCTGCCTGCTGGCCTGCGGCGTGTGGTCCTGGGGGGCGGAGAAAAACCCTGGGAAGAATCCCGTCGGCGGTTCCGAAAACGAACAGGCCACGCTCGACTTTGTGAACGCGCACCACGCGGAACTGGGGAAACTGCTGGCGAAGCTCAAGAAGAATCAGCAGCCGCAGTATGCCGACGCCCTCAAGGAACTTTCGCGCACACGCGAACGCCTCGAACGGATGCAGCAGAAGCAGCCTGAGCGATACGAGCTTGAACTCGCCATCTGGAAGCTCGATTCGACGATTCGCCTGGTGGTCGCCCAAAGCGTGACCAGGCCCGACGACCACGATCGCGAGCGGCTGGTGTCCCTGATCGAAGAACGCGACGCACTGCGACTGCAGCTGCTGCAATTCGATCAGGTTCGACTTCAGGAACGGCTCAAACGCATTCAGGAACAGATTGACAAACAGCAGAGCGGCGATGGCGCCGTAGCTGCCGCCAGCGAAGCGGACCGCTTGACCGCTGAAGTCCGCACCAAGTCCAGGACCATGAAGACTGCCGTCAAACGCCAGCGTCCCGCCGACCAGCAGGACGAACCGGCTGAAAAGACAGCTCCTCAAAAGAGCGATGAGCCGGGGAAGTAATTCAACCGCAGCGGCGAACAGAATCAGCAGGATTCAAGACAACGGGATGGCCATGATTTCGAAGCATGCAATACACATCTGGACTGCCACCCTGGCACTGCTGTTCATCGCTCAACTGGCTGTTGCGGCAGATGTCATTCCTCCGGCCAGCCAGCGCTTCGCCAATGCCGCGACTGCCGAATCCCCCGACTTTCAGAAACACCTGGTTCCACTTCTCGGCAAGGTCGGCTGCAACGGCCGCGCATGTCACGGTTCGTTTCAGGGACAGGGGGGCTTTCGCCTCTCCCTGTTCGGATACGACTTCGACATGGATCACAAGAACCTGCTCGAACGAGTCGACCTCGATGCACCCGCCGACAGCTATGCGCTGCACAAGGCAACCCTCGTGGAGCAGCATAAGGGGGGTAAGATTCTTGAACCGGGAAGCTGGGAATACAACATCTTCCTGAAGTGGATCGCCGGTGGCGGCAACGGAGTCGACGAAGCCATCAAGCTCAGCCGACTGGAAGTGACTCCTGCCGAAATCAATTTCAACACTGTCGGTCAAAAGCAGCAGTTGCAGGCGATTGCCGTGTGGGAAGACGGAACGCGCGAAAACGTCACCTGCTTGTGCCGTTTCAAAAGCAACGACGACACGATCTGCAAGATCGACGCGGAAGGACTGGTCACCTCGGGAGAACCAGGCGACTCGCACGTCATCGTCTTCTACGACAACGCGGTCGAGTCGGTGCCCGTGCTGCGTCCGATCGGACCGACGATTGCCAACCGCCAGCCGGAACGCACCAGGATCGATCAACTCGTCGGCGACAAGCTGCAGAAGCTCGGTATCGCTGCCAGCCCCGTCTGCAACGACGCTGATTTTTTGCGTCGAGTTTGCATCGACATCACAGGCACGCTGCCCACCGCCGATGAAGTTCGCACTTTTCTGGAAGACAAAACGGCAGACAAACGTGCCCGTAAGGTCGAAGAACTGCTGGCGACGCCGGCTTACACCGCCTGGTGGACGACGCGACTGTGCGACTGGACCGGAAATTCGGACGACCAGTTGAACAACATCAATCCCACTGCCCCCAAACAGGGGAGTAAGGACTGGTACGACTGGATTTCACTGCGAGTTCAACAGAACGTTCCCTACGACCAACTGTGCGAGCAGATCGTGTTGGCAACCGGCCGCCGCACTGGCGAGAGCTATCTCGAATACTGCGACCGTCTCAGCAATTACTCAAGGAACGTCTCAGGCACCTATGCCGATGAGCCGGGTCTGATGTACTTCTGGGGGCGTCGCAACTTCGTGCAGAACGAAGACCGGGCCATCGGCTTCGCCTATACCTTCATGGGGACTCGCATTCAGTGCGCCCAGTGTCACAAGCACCCTTTCGACGTCTGGACGCAGCAGGACTTCCAGGAGTTCGAACGTTTCTTCGACAACGTGAAGTTCGCCCGCAATGGAGCGAACAAAAAGGAATACGAACAGATCGTGACCAGCCTGGGGCTGTCCGACACCAAAGGGAACGACCTGCGGAAGGAACTCGACAAGTCCGCTGAGAAAGGGAAGACGATCCCTTTCCCGGAAATCACCGTCACCCAGCCCAAGACCAATAAACGTAAATCGAGCGGCGTCGTTGCCCCGAATTTCAACGTCGCCAAGCTGCTCGGTGAAGACGAAGTCAATCTGAACGAACTGAAAGATCCTCGCACTGAACTCATGAACTGGTTGCGAAACAGCCCGACCAAGCTGTTCGCCAAATCATTCGTGAATCGGGTGTGGTCCAACTACTTCAATCGCGGGATCGTCGAGCCGACGGATGATTTGTCCCTCGCCAATCCCCCCAGCAATGGTCCTTTGCTGGAAGACCTGGCCGACCGGTTCATCGCCAGCGGCTACGACATGAAGTGGCTGCATCGCGAGATCTGCCTGTCTGATGCTTATCAGCGCGACTGGCGCCCGACCGAGACGAATCGTCTGGACGAACGCAATTTCAGCCGCGCTGTTCCCCGACGGTTGCCGGCCGAAGTCGCCTATGACGTGCTGACGATGGCGACCGCCAGCGATTCAATTGCCGCCAGCTTCCGCAGCAACGTCAAAGGGCATGCAACGGCCAGCTTTTCTCCACCACGCGGCCCGTTGAAGGGAATCGATTACCCCTTGGCCGTCTTTGGCCGTTCGACCCGCGAGAGCAATTGCGATTGCGATCGGTCGATGGAAGCCAGCCTGCTGCAGACTGTGTTCGTTCGTAACGATTCCGAAACGCTGGCCCGGCTCGACAGCCGCGATGGCTGGTTGAATCAGATTGCCGACAAGAGCCAGGAACTTCCCAAAATCGAACCGGCGAAGAGTAGTAACACAGATCAGGCGGAGCGCATCCAGAAGCTGCAAGCGGCGATGAAGAAGGCGAAGAAAAATCAGGACGCTGCAACTCAGGCAAAGCTGAAAGCACAGTTGGAAAAAGCCCGACAGCCGGAGCCTCAACCCGTCCGCTCGAAAGAACCAAAGTCCGCCCAGGTCGACCTTTCGACCGCAGAGGTGACTGGGCTGATCGAAGAAGCCTATCTGCGAACTCTGAGCCGGTATCCCACCGATCAGGAACGCCAGACCTCGTTGCAATATCTCGCCGCGGCACCCAACGAACTGGACGGCCTGAAAGACATCCTGTGGGCGCTCATCAATACTAAAGAGTTCATTGTGAATCACTGAGAGTGAGGCTTCAGGCTTGAGACCCGAGGCTTGAGGAAAAGAGATCATTCTTTGGGCCCGCCAGGGACACCTCAAGTCTCACAACTCACGCCTCATCCCTCTTCAATGGCCCAATGACAAATGACCATTGACAAATGACAAATCGATTTCGATTTCCCTGCTGAAGGCTGACCGCTGAAAGCTGACAGCCACTTTTCCAAACGGAGGGTCGACCTATGGCTCGGCAACGGACTTGTGACGGCATTGTGCGGCGTGACTTTTTAAAGGCGGGCGTCGTCGGGACAACCGCTCTGAATCTGGCGTCTTATCTGCGGTGGAGTTCCGCCGGTCAGGTACGGTCCAACGCCAAGGCCCAATCTGCGATTTTCATCAATCTGCAGGGGGGGCCGTCGCACATGGATACGTTCGACCTTAAGCCACAGTCGTCGACCGACTATCGCGGCGAGTTTCAGCCGATTCAGACCGCGGTGCCTGGCATTGAGATCTGCGAGCACCTGCCGAACCTCGCAAAGAACATGGACAAGTTCCTGATCCTGCGGGGCGTCACTCATACGCTCGCGGCACATGAACTGGGAACGGAGTTCATCAACACCGGGAACCGGCCCATTCCGTCGCTGCAGTTCCCCGGTTACGGAGCGGTGGTCAGCAAAGAACGGCCAGGCCCGGCCGAATTGCCGCCGAATGTGGCGATCCCCAATTCCAAGCAGTCGCCCGGTTATCTCGGCGTGCAATACGCCTCGCTGCAGACGAATAACACGCCCACCCCCGGGCTGCCCTATGCCGTGCGTGGGCTGTCTCTCTCCGATGGTCTGACCGTCAAAGACGTCGAACGCCGGCAGCACCTGTTGCAGGATCTCGACCAGACGTTCCGCGGCTTCGAGCAGAACAGCCAGTTGCTGCAGGGACTCGATCGGTTCTCGGAACAGGCGTATTCGATGATCACATCACCCCGTTCGCGGGAGGCGTTCGACGTCAGCCGCGAATCAGAAAGTTACCGCGAGAAGTTTGGAAAAACGCCGTTCGGACAGAGCTGTCTGCTGGCAACACGACTCGTGGAATCCGGCGTGCGTTTCGTCACCATTTCACAACCCGGTTGGGATACCCATGCCGAGAACTGGACGAAGCTCAAAGAAAACCAGTTGCCTCCGTTTGATGAAGGACTCGCCGCCCTGCTGCAAGGACTTTCTGAAAAAGGGCTACTCGACTCGACCGTCGTGTTCGTCTCAGGTGAATTCGGGCGGACGCCGAAGATCAACACGGAACGCGGCGGTCGGGACCATTATCCGCGTTGCATGTTCATGCTGCTGGCCGGCGGCGGCATTCAAGGAGGCCGCGTGCTGGGGGCCTCGAACGAAAACGCGACCGAGCCGCTGGAAAAGGGCTTCAAACCGGAAGACGTCGCGGCATCGTTCTACCATGCACTCGGCATCGACCACCGCCACGAATACCACACCGCCTCAGGCCGCCCGGTGATGATCATTCGAGATGGTCAGGTGTTGCCGGAGTTGTTTGCGTAGAGGGTCGAAGATTTAAGGTTGATGGTTGATAGTCCTTAAACCTTAAACCCCTCAACCTTCAACCAACCACCCAATGCAGAAAGGGGACATCCAACTGGATGTCCCCTTGCGTTTTGAGAGAGCTGAGAGCGAGTTTTTTGGTTCTGGCTGATAACTGACCGCTGAGAGCCGACCGCTATTTTCAGTTCACGTCGAACTGGCCGTCGCAGAAGTCAGCCTGATCCCAGTTGCTGCTGCCGAACATCTGGGCCTTGTGGCCTTCCGAGCAACTGATTTTGTAGCTCTGTTTCACATTGGCGAAGGCGGAGCCGACGTCTTCGAGTTCGTTGTTGACGTTGAGGGCCACTTCGCTGAGTCCGACGATCATGCCCAGGACGGCGATGGTCGAGATCAGGACCAGTTCAGCAGAGACAATAAAACCGGCTTCGTCGTTGATCAGGTTGGTCAGGCAAGCGTTCATGTTTCGTTTCCTTGGTTGGGGTGACTCTTGATGTTTAATCTCTTAAGCAGGGGGTGTGCCGCACCCTGCCGAAGATGTTCAAATCTTTGAACACGCACCCCCGATATGACGCTGCAATCTATTGCTCGGAAAGACTTTCTGTCTTCTTGTCAAATTGTTTCAGGCATTGAACACTCTGGCCGGGGCTGCCGAAGGGATGTTGCCGGCACGCAACGGAGACAACGCCCTCAGCAGGGCCAAACGCGTGTATCTGCCTTTCAGGCCAGAGACTTCCGGCGATGATGCCGAAATGCGGCAGGCGGCAATCCGGCAACATGCCGGGGATCTTCGACGGATCATGAGCGAATGGTTAACATCGGCGACCTGCTCAACGCTGTCCTTTCTGAACTGAGCCGCACCCTTTCATGTCCGAGAAAAAATTTCTGACCGTTCCGCCTGAGCAGACCACGATGCCGGCGGGCATCCCCTACATCGTCGGCAACGAAGCCGCCGAACGCTTCAGCTACTACGGCATGAAGGCCATCCTGATGGATTTCATGATGCTGTCGCTGCTGAGCGCGGCCGGACAGCCGGATGTGATGGGAGAAGAGGAAGCGACCCGCTGGATCTCGAACTTCAATTCCGCGGTCTACTTCTTTCCGATTATCGGCGCCATTCTGGCGGACTGGCTGTTTGGCAAGTACCGGATGATTCTCTGTGTCTCACTGGTGTACTGTGCCGGTCATGCCACCCTGGCGCTGATGGATTTCCACACGGGGATCGATCAGCGGACATTGTTGTTCTGGGGGCTGTGTCTGATTGCGATTGGATCTGGCGGCATCAAACCGTGCGTGTCGGCGCATGTCGGCGATCAGTTTGGCCGGGCCAATTCGTATCTCATGCCGGTGGTGTTCGGATGGTTCTACTTCGCGATCAATTTTGGCTCGACCTTTTCGACGATGCTCACCCCGGCCCTGCATGAAAGCAAACGCTTTGGGCCATCGTGGGCGTTCGGCGTCCCTGGCGTGCTGATGGGCATTGCCACGCTCGTCTTTTGGCTGGGACGCAACAAGTTTGTGCATGTGCCGCCAGCCGGCAACAAATTCTTCAAAGAAACGTTCAGCAGAGAAGGCTTCATCGCCTTGGCGAATCTGGCTCCGCTCTATCTGCTGATCGCCCCGTTCTGGTCTCTCTTTGATCAGACCGGATCGCGCTGGGTCGGTCAGGCACATGACATGGACCGGCGACTGTTCGGATTCGAGCCCTCGGCTGCTCAGTTTCAGGTCGTCAATCCGATCATGGTGATGATCTTCATCCCGCTCTTCTCGTATGTGATTTATCCCTTGATGAGGAAGTTCTTCACCGTCACGCCGCTGCGAAGAATTGGCATCGGGCTGTTTCTCACCGTTCCGTCGTTCCTGGTTGCAACCTGGATTGAGTCTCGCATCCTGGCGAACGAGACCCCCTCGATCGGCTGGCAGATTCTGGCTTATGCCTTGCTGACCGCAGCAGAAGTGATGGTTTCGATTACGTCTCTGGAGTTCTCATACACCCAGGCGCCCAAAGAAATGAAGTCGTTTGTGATGGGGGTGTACCTGCTCTCAATTTCGTTGGGCAACCAGTTCACGTCGCTTGTGAATTCGCAAATCGAAAACTCGATCAAGGCCGAGCAGCCTATCTTGCAGGGAGCGAACTACTTCTGGTTCTTCAGCATGGTGATGCTCGCCGCAGCGGTGATCTTCGCGATCTGGTCCCCATTCTATCGCGGCCGCACCTACATCCAGTCCGACGACCAGCCGCAGCCGGAACCCGCAGCGACCTGACCAGCGACTCTCGCTCACTTCTCATGAACGCTCCGGCTCGCACTGCGCCCGTATGTGAGCCGGAACTTCCTTTGCTGGTTCTCCTCAAACTGAAAACTGATCACTGACAACTGAGAACTCCCCCAACAGGCATTGAAAGTCTGTTGGAATTCGAGAAGATGCGGCCCAGCTCGTTTCCCCAGATTCCCTAGACAGGCAGGCCGATGGCGCATTCCCAGTCCGAGTACCTCGAAGTCCGCTACACCAAAGACAAAGGCCGCGGCGTCTTCGCCAGGCAACTGATCCCCGCCGGCACCGTCTTCGAACGGGTGCCGCTGATCGTGGTCACCTGGGACAAAATCGACGAATCGGAGCTGGCACACTACGCCTACGCCTGGACGGAAAAGAAAGCGGTCATCGCGCTGGGGTATGGCTCGCTCTACAACCACAGCTTCAAGCCCAACGCCTACTACGAAGACGGCGGCCGACAGACCAAATCCTTCACCGCAATCCGCGATATCCAGCCCGGCGAAGAAGTCACCATCAACTACAACGGCGACCCGAAAGACAAGACCAACGATCTGGGCTTCGATGTGGTTGAGTAACGGTCGTTCCAAGTTGTCAGGTCTCAGGTCTTGCAGGCTCACTGTAAGAGGTGAGTCGCAACGTCCATCTGCTTCGACAGTGCTGTGAGTTTTGCTCGCACTGCGTTGAGGCCTTCTGAATTGAACATCTGTTCTTCGGTCGCTGGCGTGGGCGTGAGATGCGCCCCCAGCGGCTTTGCTTTGCCCGCCCCCTTCTCGCAGGCGCCCCCACGTTGGGGCATGTTTCCCACAGATCACGTCGTTGCGTGCGCAGGTCGCCCATTCGCTGAGTTTTGGCCCGAATGACTCGCAGAATCATGACTTCTGACATTCTCGTCAAAATTCATTCAATCGGATTGACCCTGCCTGACGGGAGAGTAATATCGGCCTCGTGGGAAACACGCCCACAACGCTCTTTAGAAATTCATTGTAAGTGGGAATTCGACCCTATAGACTGAGCGAAGTCTGATCGCAGTCGCGACCTTTTCCTTGACGTGCAGTTCATGCCCGACGCTCCACAAACCTTTCTGACTGGAGAATACCGGCGGGCATTGGATGACCGTTTTCGACTCACGCTTCCCAACGATTTCGCTACCGGGGTGACGGACGATGCTGGTGAGACCATCCTGGCGAAGGAACGCTACGGGTGCCTCAGCCTGTGGAAATCAGGCGACTGGCGTCAGCGGTTGAACGACGGAATGTCGCTCATCCGCGAGAAGATCCGTGCCGGACGCATGGAACAGAGATGGACCGACGTCCAACGGCTCGGCCGGCTTCTTTCCACCCGGGCGACGGAAGTGAGTTTGGCGAACAGGGCACGAGTCTTGATTCCTGAGGGATTTCGGGAATTTCTGGACGTGCCCAAAGGGGGAGATGTGGTTGTCGTCGGCGCAGTAATCTGCGTTGAAATATGGCAGCCGCAAGCCTGGATGGACCACCTGAAAAGCGACATGCCGGAATTCGGCGATCTCTTCCGTCAGCTCTCGAGCTAGCGGCTTGTCAGGCTCAACTCTGGGGTGCCACGGCTCTGCGAGCCGTGCGAATGCAGTTGGACGCTGCCTGATTGCAGCACTCTCTCCGTAGTTATGCGCCGCTTCGATATTCGGCACTGCTCACAGAGCAGTGGCACACTCTTCATTGGGGCGAATTTCCCACAACCGGGTTCAGAACCATGCCCGGCGGTTTAGAGAAAGTACTCACTCAACACTCCCCGAGCCCCACACTCGGTACCAGGGATGGAATTCGGCAAGGATGCCACTTTCTCGAATATCGCCGGGCATGTTTTATTTGTCCCCTGCGATTTCTGCCGTTTTCGCCAGCACCGAACATGAATTCGGTGTTCACACAAGGGAATCGGGATTTCCGCAACTGTCGAAGTTCTGTATCTACCCCGCCGCGACAGCCAGTTCACGTTTGGATTGGCTCGGTTCGCGTTGCGTGGGAATTCTTGACGATGCCTGTTTCCGCTCCACTTCCTCCCGAATCGCCCTCGCGCGCTCCACAGGCGTGTGAGTCTGCGATTTTTGGGGTGAAAGCTCGATCGATTTGCGGCGGGCTCTCGTGGAAACGTCCCCTTCTCTGGCTGTTCGCAGTTACTATCTTTTTAAGAGTTTGTGAAGTTGACCAGTTGGTGATGCAGTGGGTTTCCACTCCACAACAGGCCGTGATCTTCCCCTGGGGGCAGCAGACCTTCTGGAACTTTCTCTATCGCTATGGAGAAATCCCCGGCATCGTTGTCGGTTGTTGCGGGATTCCCTTGCTGCTGCTGTCGATCATTCCGCGATTTCGACAATACGGCCGCGTCGGTGCATTTCTGTGTCTCACCTGTTGCCTGGGCCCCGGCCTGCTCGTCAATAATGGGCTGAAAGCACACTGGGGGCGGCCGCGGCCGCGCGACACTGTGGAATTCGGCGGGCGGCAACAATTTGTGCATGTCGGAAACCTGGGTCGGACATTACCGAACGGCTCATTCCCAAGCGGCCATGCCGCCATCGCGTTTTTTGTCTTCGCACCGGCGTTCCTGCGCTGTCGCTGGCGCGGCTGGCGCCCTGTCTGGCTACTCACAGGGCTGACGTTCGGAACCCTTGTCGGAATTGCCCGAGTGCTGCAAGGGGGCCACTTTCCCACCGATGTCCTCTGGTCGCTGGGGATCGTCTATTTCTGCTGCTGGCTGATGGCCGCCGCACTTGATGTCGAGCGGGTCGAACTCTTCCCCTCCCTGACTGAAGAGTTCGCTGCCGATGCTGGGCGTCGACAAGCGGCCTGACGTTCCGCTGCCGCGCTTGCCGGTTTGCAGAAATTTTTGAGCCGGACGAGCACGTCTGCGTTTGGTGTTCTCAGCGGCCCCGACACGGTACGATGAACTCCTCATCGACAAGGCCGTTCGCGCGTCATGGCGTTCCATCGGGCAACGCCGCGAATGGTTTTTCCGCTCGGACTGCTGCAGGGGACTCAGGCATGGGGATCTTCGACAAGCTTCGCAACGAACTGATTGACATCATCGAGTGGGTCGATGACTCGCGGCACTCGATCGCCTGGCGCTTTCCCCGATATCAGAACGAAATCAAGAACGGCGCGCAGTTGATCGTGCGGCCAGGTCAGGTCGCCGTGTTCGTCCTCAACGGACAGCTCGCCGACTCATTCGAGCCGGGCCATTACACCCTCAAGACCGACAACCTGCCGATCCTCAGCACGATTGCCGGCTGGAAGTACGGCTTCAACAGCCCGTTCAAGGCGGAAGTCTACTTTGTCAGCACCAAGCAGATCACAGATCTGAAATGGGGCACTCCCAATCCGATCATGCTCCGCGATGCCGACTTTGGCCCGATCCGATTGCGGGCGTTCGGCACCTACACGATGAAGGCCGTTGACCCGAAAGCGCTGCTGAAAGAACTGATCGGCACTGACTCGCGATTTGAAGTGGATGAGATCAACGAACTGTTGCGGGCAATCGTTGCTTCAGCTTTCGCGGACCTGATCGGCGCTTCGAAGATCAGCGCTCTGGACCTCGCGGCGAACTATCGCAACTTGTCCGAACAGCTTCGCAAGATGGTCGTCGAACGGGTCGACGACGAGTACGGACTCGATATTCCCCAGTTGTATATCGTGAACGTCTCGCTGCCGGAAGAAGTCGAAAAAGCCCTCGACGCCCGCTCGAGCATGGGGGTCATTGGCGATATGAACAAGTACCAGCAGTTCCAGATGGGCAAAGCGATGACTATCGCCGCCGAGAATC
This window encodes:
- a CDS encoding anti-sigma factor, whose translation is MNTNGPQFEQPSGELPPGEVLLLASRYLSGELDSIAAADFEQRLADDQFARDALADVVQLTAAMQSLPATELQVFPVQPRPAAFTTSRRRLVLATLLSTAAVLALIAVVNIARLPSELPESPLEMADIWTAVPEIEIPLDPEEEPFEPLAALDVPDWMFAALAADDAVPNVVPVPSEIDEENL
- a CDS encoding DUF1549 and DUF1553 domain-containing protein, whose protein sequence is MISKHAIHIWTATLALLFIAQLAVAADVIPPASQRFANAATAESPDFQKHLVPLLGKVGCNGRACHGSFQGQGGFRLSLFGYDFDMDHKNLLERVDLDAPADSYALHKATLVEQHKGGKILEPGSWEYNIFLKWIAGGGNGVDEAIKLSRLEVTPAEINFNTVGQKQQLQAIAVWEDGTRENVTCLCRFKSNDDTICKIDAEGLVTSGEPGDSHVIVFYDNAVESVPVLRPIGPTIANRQPERTRIDQLVGDKLQKLGIAASPVCNDADFLRRVCIDITGTLPTADEVRTFLEDKTADKRARKVEELLATPAYTAWWTTRLCDWTGNSDDQLNNINPTAPKQGSKDWYDWISLRVQQNVPYDQLCEQIVLATGRRTGESYLEYCDRLSNYSRNVSGTYADEPGLMYFWGRRNFVQNEDRAIGFAYTFMGTRIQCAQCHKHPFDVWTQQDFQEFERFFDNVKFARNGANKKEYEQIVTSLGLSDTKGNDLRKELDKSAEKGKTIPFPEITVTQPKTNKRKSSGVVAPNFNVAKLLGEDEVNLNELKDPRTELMNWLRNSPTKLFAKSFVNRVWSNYFNRGIVEPTDDLSLANPPSNGPLLEDLADRFIASGYDMKWLHREICLSDAYQRDWRPTETNRLDERNFSRAVPRRLPAEVAYDVLTMATASDSIAASFRSNVKGHATASFSPPRGPLKGIDYPLAVFGRSTRESNCDCDRSMEASLLQTVFVRNDSETLARLDSRDGWLNQIADKSQELPKIEPAKSSNTDQAERIQKLQAAMKKAKKNQDAATQAKLKAQLEKARQPEPQPVRSKEPKSAQVDLSTAEVTGLIEEAYLRTLSRYPTDQERQTSLQYLAAAPNELDGLKDILWALINTKEFIVNH
- a CDS encoding DUF1501 domain-containing protein — protein: MARQRTCDGIVRRDFLKAGVVGTTALNLASYLRWSSAGQVRSNAKAQSAIFINLQGGPSHMDTFDLKPQSSTDYRGEFQPIQTAVPGIEICEHLPNLAKNMDKFLILRGVTHTLAAHELGTEFINTGNRPIPSLQFPGYGAVVSKERPGPAELPPNVAIPNSKQSPGYLGVQYASLQTNNTPTPGLPYAVRGLSLSDGLTVKDVERRQHLLQDLDQTFRGFEQNSQLLQGLDRFSEQAYSMITSPRSREAFDVSRESESYREKFGKTPFGQSCLLATRLVESGVRFVTISQPGWDTHAENWTKLKENQLPPFDEGLAALLQGLSEKGLLDSTVVFVSGEFGRTPKINTERGGRDHYPRCMFMLLAGGGIQGGRVLGASNENATEPLEKGFKPEDVAASFYHALGIDHRHEYHTASGRPVMIIRDGQVLPELFA
- a CDS encoding branched-chain amino acid aminotransferase codes for the protein MNACLTNLINDEAGFIVSAELVLISTIAVLGMIVGLSEVALNVNNELEDVGSAFANVKQSYKISCSEGHKAQMFGSSNWDQADFCDGQFDVN
- a CDS encoding POT family MFS transporter, giving the protein MSEKKFLTVPPEQTTMPAGIPYIVGNEAAERFSYYGMKAILMDFMMLSLLSAAGQPDVMGEEEATRWISNFNSAVYFFPIIGAILADWLFGKYRMILCVSLVYCAGHATLALMDFHTGIDQRTLLFWGLCLIAIGSGGIKPCVSAHVGDQFGRANSYLMPVVFGWFYFAINFGSTFSTMLTPALHESKRFGPSWAFGVPGVLMGIATLVFWLGRNKFVHVPPAGNKFFKETFSREGFIALANLAPLYLLIAPFWSLFDQTGSRWVGQAHDMDRRLFGFEPSAAQFQVVNPIMVMIFIPLFSYVIYPLMRKFFTVTPLRRIGIGLFLTVPSFLVATWIESRILANETPSIGWQILAYALLTAAEVMVSITSLEFSYTQAPKEMKSFVMGVYLLSISLGNQFTSLVNSQIENSIKAEQPILQGANYFWFFSMVMLAAAVIFAIWSPFYRGRTYIQSDDQPQPEPAAT
- a CDS encoding SET domain-containing protein; this encodes MAHSQSEYLEVRYTKDKGRGVFARQLIPAGTVFERVPLIVVTWDKIDESELAHYAYAWTEKKAVIALGYGSLYNHSFKPNAYYEDGGRQTKSFTAIRDIQPGEEVTINYNGDPKDKTNDLGFDVVE
- a CDS encoding division/cell wall cluster transcriptional repressor MraZ — translated: MPDAPQTFLTGEYRRALDDRFRLTLPNDFATGVTDDAGETILAKERYGCLSLWKSGDWRQRLNDGMSLIREKIRAGRMEQRWTDVQRLGRLLSTRATEVSLANRARVLIPEGFREFLDVPKGGDVVVVGAVICVEIWQPQAWMDHLKSDMPEFGDLFRQLSS
- a CDS encoding phosphatase PAP2 family protein — encoded protein: MQWVSTPQQAVIFPWGQQTFWNFLYRYGEIPGIVVGCCGIPLLLLSIIPRFRQYGRVGAFLCLTCCLGPGLLVNNGLKAHWGRPRPRDTVEFGGRQQFVHVGNLGRTLPNGSFPSGHAAIAFFVFAPAFLRCRWRGWRPVWLLTGLTFGTLVGIARVLQGGHFPTDVLWSLGIVYFCCWLMAAALDVERVELFPSLTEEFAADAGRRQAA
- a CDS encoding SPFH domain-containing protein, which produces MGIFDKLRNELIDIIEWVDDSRHSIAWRFPRYQNEIKNGAQLIVRPGQVAVFVLNGQLADSFEPGHYTLKTDNLPILSTIAGWKYGFNSPFKAEVYFVSTKQITDLKWGTPNPIMLRDADFGPIRLRAFGTYTMKAVDPKALLKELIGTDSRFEVDEINELLRAIVASAFADLIGASKISALDLAANYRNLSEQLRKMVVERVDDEYGLDIPQLYIVNVSLPEEVEKALDARSSMGVIGDMNKYQQFQMGKAMTIAAENPGGGASEGMGLGMGFAMANRMAQGVQPAAGGAAPPPLPGQEMWHVAMNGQSEGPYDGPQLLAGIRGGKVTAQTLVWSPAIGNWTPAGQVPALAGAFAAAPPPLPPQ